A genomic segment from Kallotenue papyrolyticum encodes:
- a CDS encoding DoxX family protein, whose amino-acid sequence MRRGWRRREQAGPMDVALLALRVTAGSLLAGHGAQKLWGVLGGYGPEGTGGWLESLGLKPGKPWAYLAGASEFASGVLMALGLLTPIGAVSTFGPMLAATLTAHRGKPIWVSAGGAELPVVYMAIATALALAGPGRYSLDAALNLRVPKPLVALTAAGVAAGIVALELTREQPAAQQQAQARDATEAQDAAEREQEVGA is encoded by the coding sequence ATGCGACGTGGATGGCGACGCCGAGAACAAGCCGGACCGATGGATGTTGCCCTGTTGGCGCTGCGTGTCACGGCGGGCAGCCTGTTGGCTGGGCATGGCGCGCAGAAGCTGTGGGGTGTGCTGGGCGGCTACGGGCCGGAGGGCACCGGCGGCTGGCTCGAATCGTTGGGCCTCAAGCCGGGCAAGCCCTGGGCCTATCTGGCCGGCGCGAGCGAGTTTGCCAGCGGCGTGTTGATGGCGCTTGGTCTGCTGACGCCGATCGGCGCGGTCAGCACCTTTGGGCCGATGCTGGCAGCAACGCTCACCGCGCACCGCGGCAAGCCGATCTGGGTTAGCGCCGGTGGCGCCGAGCTGCCGGTGGTGTACATGGCGATTGCCACCGCGCTAGCGCTGGCCGGGCCGGGGCGCTACTCGTTGGATGCCGCGCTCAACCTGCGTGTGCCCAAGCCGCTGGTGGCACTCACCGCCGCGGGCGTGGCGGCCGGCATTGTGGCACTGGAGCTGACGCGTGAGCAGCCCGCCGCGCAGCAGCAGGCCCAGGCGCGCGACGCAACCGAGGCCCAGGATGCGGCCGAGCGCGAGCAGGAGGTCGGCGCCTAG
- a CDS encoding cryptochrome/photolyase family protein, protein MTAIWWLRRDLRLDDNLALATALRASQGAVVPVFVLDPQILAAPDVGAARVHFVMESLRELDRRLRECGARLIVRRGQPAQELVRLARESGARLLCFNQDYEPYARQRDRAVTAALQAEGVHVVACHDRLIAAPDALRSAQGGPFTVYTAYRRHWLERVLHDPSWTARHNRAGDVHLRPIDPALASLPIPTAAELGFALQQTIVPPGEEAAQRLLRSFTQREATGLRRYHRNRNRLDIEGTSRLAAHLRHGTLSPRAAARAALALRARSEDAELRHACEAWLGELAWRDFYTAVLYHHPQVLERPYRALFHDFPYRDAPDDWRAWQTGQTGYPIVDAAMRQLNQEGFMHNRARMIVASFLCKDLLIDYRQGERYFLQQLACGDAAVNNGNWQWVAGSSSDPQPYFRIFNPVTQGRTYDPNGVYIRRYLPELAALPDAYLHAPWELPEREAQRLGLRLERDYPRPIVDHAAARERALRVLRAQRARPHDQQ, encoded by the coding sequence ATGACCGCGATCTGGTGGCTGCGCCGCGACCTGCGCCTCGACGATAACCTGGCGCTGGCGACGGCGCTGCGCGCCAGCCAGGGCGCGGTGGTGCCGGTGTTTGTGCTCGATCCGCAGATCCTCGCCGCGCCGGATGTCGGTGCCGCACGGGTCCATTTCGTTATGGAGTCGCTGCGCGAGCTGGATCGCCGCCTACGTGAATGCGGCGCGCGGCTGATCGTCCGCCGCGGCCAGCCGGCACAGGAGCTGGTGCGCCTCGCGCGCGAAAGCGGGGCGCGCCTGCTCTGTTTCAACCAGGATTATGAGCCCTACGCCCGTCAGCGCGATCGGGCTGTCACCGCGGCGCTACAAGCCGAGGGGGTGCACGTCGTGGCCTGCCATGATCGACTGATTGCCGCGCCCGATGCGCTTCGTAGCGCTCAGGGCGGCCCCTTCACCGTTTACACCGCCTACCGGCGCCACTGGTTGGAGCGCGTGCTCCACGATCCAAGCTGGACGGCGCGCCACAACCGCGCCGGCGATGTGCACCTGCGGCCCATCGATCCGGCGCTGGCATCGCTGCCGATCCCCACCGCCGCCGAGCTTGGCTTTGCGCTACAGCAAACCATCGTGCCGCCGGGTGAAGAGGCCGCCCAACGCCTGCTGCGCAGCTTCACGCAACGGGAGGCTACCGGCCTGCGGCGCTACCACCGCAATCGCAACCGCCTTGACATCGAGGGTACGTCGCGGCTTGCGGCGCATCTGCGCCACGGCACGCTCTCGCCGCGCGCCGCAGCACGCGCGGCGTTGGCGTTGCGCGCACGCAGCGAGGATGCCGAACTCCGCCACGCCTGTGAAGCCTGGCTGGGCGAGCTGGCCTGGCGCGATTTTTATACCGCGGTGCTATACCACCACCCGCAGGTCCTGGAGCGGCCCTACCGCGCGCTGTTCCACGATTTTCCCTACCGCGACGCGCCCGACGACTGGCGTGCCTGGCAGACGGGCCAGACCGGCTACCCGATCGTCGATGCAGCCATGCGCCAGCTCAACCAGGAAGGTTTCATGCACAATCGCGCGCGCATGATCGTGGCGTCGTTTCTGTGCAAAGACCTGCTGATCGACTATCGCCAGGGCGAGCGTTACTTTCTCCAGCAGCTCGCCTGTGGCGATGCCGCCGTCAACAACGGCAACTGGCAGTGGGTCGCCGGCAGCTCCAGCGATCCCCAGCCGTATTTTCGCATCTTCAACCCGGTGACGCAGGGCCGCACCTACGACCCCAATGGCGTGTACATCCGGCGCTACCTGCCCGAACTGGCGGCGCTGCCAGATGCGTATCTGCACGCGCCGTGGGAGCTGCCGGAGCGCGAAGCGCAGCGCCTCGGCTTGCGCCTCGAGCGCGACTATCCACGGCCCATCGTTGACCATGCCGCGGCCCGCGAGCGCGCGCTGCGCGTCTTGCGCGCGCAGCGCGCCCGGCCGCATGACCAGCAGTAG
- a CDS encoding MFS transporter, whose translation MRSAGGQRCFYGWIVVAITALAIVIAAGVRSAPGALLLPLEQELGWSRALLSAAVSLGLLLYGAVAPVSGAVIDRLGPRRVLLAGLALIGASMLASARMTALWQLYLFWGALSGIGTGMVALVLGAAVAHRWFVRRRGLVTGIFGAATSAGQLIFYPLLVQLAARGGWRLSVLLLGGLALLLLPPVVWLMRDQPADVGLRPYGADTALPAAPSAPVGQALRQALATPTFWLLALTFLICGATSNGLVGTHFIPHVGDHGVTPTVAANLLALMGAMNFLGTIVSGWLTDRYDPRRLLAIYYGLRGLSLLWLPFVSSSGGLAAFAILFGLDYIATVPPTTTLVADTFGRRQVGTIFGWIFCAHQVGAALAAWLGGVIHDWLGVYGPAFVAAGALAVLAAGLALLIDRRTRQPLSADPLATGA comes from the coding sequence ATGCGTTCCGCAGGCGGGCAGCGTTGTTTCTACGGCTGGATCGTGGTGGCGATCACGGCGCTGGCGATCGTGATCGCGGCGGGGGTGCGCTCCGCGCCCGGGGCGCTGCTGCTACCGCTGGAGCAGGAGCTGGGCTGGAGTCGCGCGCTGCTGTCGGCGGCGGTCTCGCTGGGTCTGTTGCTCTACGGCGCGGTGGCGCCCGTGAGCGGCGCGGTGATCGACCGTCTGGGGCCGCGGCGCGTGCTGCTGGCCGGGTTGGCGCTGATCGGCGCGAGCATGCTCGCCAGCGCGCGCATGACGGCGCTGTGGCAGCTCTACCTCTTCTGGGGTGCGCTGAGCGGTATCGGCACCGGCATGGTGGCGCTGGTGCTCGGCGCCGCCGTGGCCCACCGCTGGTTCGTGCGCCGGCGCGGGCTGGTGACCGGTATCTTCGGCGCGGCGACCTCGGCAGGCCAACTGATCTTCTATCCGCTGCTGGTGCAGCTGGCGGCGCGCGGCGGATGGCGTCTCAGCGTGCTGCTACTGGGCGGCCTGGCGCTGCTGCTGCTGCCGCCGGTCGTTTGGTTGATGCGCGATCAGCCCGCCGATGTGGGGCTGCGTCCCTATGGCGCCGACACGGCGTTGCCCGCCGCGCCATCCGCGCCGGTGGGCCAGGCGCTGCGCCAGGCGCTGGCAACGCCCACTTTTTGGCTGCTGGCGCTCACCTTTCTGATCTGCGGCGCGACCTCCAACGGGCTGGTGGGCACGCATTTCATCCCGCATGTGGGCGATCACGGCGTGACGCCCACCGTCGCCGCCAATCTGCTGGCGCTGATGGGTGCGATGAATTTCCTGGGCACGATCGTCTCGGGCTGGCTGACCGACCGCTACGATCCGCGCCGGCTGCTGGCGATCTACTACGGCCTGCGCGGCCTGTCGCTACTGTGGCTGCCGTTTGTGAGCAGCTCCGGCGGGCTGGCAGCCTTTGCGATCCTGTTTGGTCTGGACTACATCGCCACCGTGCCGCCCACCACCACGCTGGTGGCCGACACCTTCGGGCGGCGGCAGGTGGGTACGATCTTCGGCTGGATCTTCTGCGCGCATCAGGTTGGCGCGGCGCTGGCGGCCTGGCTCGGCGGCGTGATCCACGACTGGCTGGGAGTCTATGGACCGGCCTTTGTCGCCGCCGGCGCGCTGGCGGTGCTGGCCGCCGGGCTGGCGTTGCTGATCGACCGGCGCACCCGCCAGCCGCTGAGCGCCGATCCGCTGGCGACGGGCGCGTGA
- a CDS encoding NCS2 family permease: MSTSARTSQQDSALARYFRFAERGTDLRTEILGGITTFFVMAYIIFLNPTILTLNRAAEPPVVPPFAGLVTATCLAAAIVTIAMGLFTNYPFAAASGLGLNAVVAFDLIATRQMPWQAAMGVIFLEGVLITLLVLTGFREAVFNAIPLTLKRAISVGIGLFILFIGLVNAGIVQRNPVEGSTPLTLGAFNRLSVGMAVLGLLLTLWLMSRRVKAALLLGILLTTLIAVVIRLIVPNAPVSSVPSAADLRSLALLPIDFSTIGAGFNFQVFDLLGIVPALLVIFSLMLSDFFDTMGTIVGVGEEAGFVDEEGRLPGANRVLLVDSLAAALGGLFGVSSVTTYIESAAGVAEGARTGLASVVTGLLFLLALVLAPLAGLVPPEATAPALIIVGFLMFAAVREIDVTDLFDGFPALVTLIMMPLTYSITNGIGAGFIVYVFLRLVSGRAREVHPLLWIVSLAFVLYFIAPLL; this comes from the coding sequence GTGAGTACATCTGCCCGCACCAGTCAGCAGGACTCTGCCCTTGCGCGCTACTTTCGCTTTGCCGAGCGCGGGACCGACCTGCGCACAGAAATCCTAGGCGGCATCACAACCTTTTTCGTGATGGCCTACATCATCTTTCTCAACCCGACGATCCTGACGCTCAACCGCGCGGCGGAGCCGCCGGTAGTGCCACCCTTCGCCGGTCTGGTCACGGCCACCTGCCTAGCTGCGGCGATTGTAACCATCGCCATGGGGCTGTTCACCAACTACCCCTTCGCTGCCGCCAGCGGCCTGGGGCTCAACGCCGTGGTGGCCTTTGACCTGATCGCCACGCGGCAGATGCCCTGGCAGGCAGCCATGGGCGTGATCTTTCTGGAAGGCGTGCTGATCACGCTGCTGGTGCTGACCGGCTTTCGCGAGGCGGTCTTCAACGCCATTCCGCTGACGCTCAAGCGGGCGATCAGCGTCGGCATCGGGCTGTTCATCCTGTTCATCGGCCTGGTCAATGCCGGCATTGTGCAGCGCAACCCGGTCGAGGGCAGCACGCCCCTGACGCTGGGCGCGTTCAATCGGCTGTCGGTGGGCATGGCCGTGCTGGGCCTGTTGCTGACGCTGTGGCTGATGTCGCGGCGCGTCAAGGCGGCGCTGTTGCTGGGCATTCTGCTGACCACGCTGATCGCCGTTGTGATCCGCCTGATCGTGCCCAACGCGCCGGTATCGAGCGTGCCGAGCGCCGCCGACCTCCGTTCGCTCGCGCTGCTGCCGATCGACTTCAGCACGATCGGTGCGGGCTTCAACTTCCAGGTCTTCGACCTGCTGGGCATCGTGCCGGCACTGCTGGTGATCTTCTCGCTGATGCTCTCCGACTTTTTCGACACCATGGGCACGATCGTGGGCGTGGGCGAGGAAGCCGGCTTCGTGGACGAAGAAGGCCGCCTGCCGGGCGCCAACCGCGTGCTGCTGGTCGACTCGCTGGCCGCGGCGCTGGGCGGCTTGTTCGGCGTCTCCTCGGTGACAACCTACATCGAATCGGCGGCAGGCGTGGCCGAGGGCGCGCGCACTGGGCTGGCCTCGGTCGTCACCGGCCTGCTGTTCCTGCTGGCGCTGGTGCTGGCGCCGCTGGCCGGGCTGGTACCGCCGGAAGCGACCGCGCCGGCGCTGATCATCGTCGGCTTCCTGATGTTCGCTGCCGTGCGTGAGATCGACGTGACCGATCTCTTCGATGGCTTTCCGGCGCTGGTGACGTTGATCATGATGCCGCTGACCTATTCAATCACCAACGGCATCGGCGCGGGCTTCATCGTGTATGTCTTCCTGCGGCTGGTGAGTGGCCGCGCACGCGAAGTGCACCCGCTGCTGTGGATCGTGTCGCTGGCCTTTGTGCTGTACTTCATCGCGCCGCTGCTCTAG
- the pruA gene encoding L-glutamate gamma-semialdehyde dehydrogenase: MLTPFRNEPYTDFTIEANARAYRAALEQVGRQLGQSYPLIIGGEAIMTEETSTSINPARPDQVVGRFAKATVEHADQAIRAAAQAFERWRFVPPAERAGYLLKAAAIMRRRKHELAAWMTYEVSKSWAEADADVAEAIDFCEYYARQMLRLAGAQEVVPYPGESNELHYIPLGVGVVIPPWNFPLAILVGMTTAALVAGNTVVLKPASASPTIAAQFVAIMNEECQLPPGVLNFVPGPGGAMGDALVDHPLTRFIAFTGSKEVGLRIFERAAKRQPGQNWLKRTILEMGGKDAIVVDESADLDLAAEAITLSAFGFQGQKCSACSRAIVVDAVYDQVLERVIERARALTVGDPAQQGVFMGAVIDRNAFAKIKDYIAIGKGDGRLVLGGEAGDGAEGFFIPPTIIADVPETSRVACEEIFGPVLAFLRARDFDDAERLFNASEYGLTGGLISRNRERIERAKRTFHVGNLYINRKITGALVGVQPFGGFNMSGTDSKAGGPDYLLLFTQAKSITERF; this comes from the coding sequence ATGCTGACGCCGTTCCGCAACGAGCCATACACCGATTTTACGATAGAGGCCAACGCCCGCGCCTATCGCGCCGCGTTGGAGCAGGTGGGCCGCCAGTTGGGGCAGAGCTACCCGCTGATCATCGGCGGCGAGGCGATCATGACCGAGGAGACCTCCACCTCGATCAATCCGGCCAGGCCGGATCAGGTGGTGGGCCGTTTTGCCAAGGCCACGGTCGAGCACGCCGATCAGGCGATCCGCGCCGCGGCGCAGGCCTTTGAACGCTGGCGCTTCGTGCCGCCCGCCGAGCGCGCCGGCTACTTGCTCAAAGCCGCCGCGATCATGCGCCGCCGCAAGCACGAGCTGGCCGCCTGGATGACCTACGAGGTCTCCAAGAGCTGGGCCGAAGCCGATGCCGACGTCGCCGAGGCGATCGACTTCTGCGAGTACTACGCGCGCCAGATGCTGCGCCTGGCCGGCGCGCAGGAGGTGGTGCCCTACCCCGGCGAGAGCAACGAACTGCACTACATCCCGCTAGGCGTGGGCGTGGTGATCCCGCCCTGGAACTTCCCGCTGGCGATCCTGGTGGGCATGACCACCGCCGCGCTGGTGGCGGGCAACACCGTGGTGCTCAAGCCGGCCTCGGCCTCGCCCACGATCGCCGCGCAGTTCGTGGCGATCATGAACGAGGAGTGCCAGTTGCCGCCGGGCGTGCTCAACTTCGTGCCCGGGCCGGGCGGGGCCATGGGCGATGCGCTGGTCGATCATCCGCTGACGCGCTTCATCGCCTTCACCGGCTCCAAGGAGGTTGGGCTGCGCATCTTCGAGCGCGCGGCGAAGCGCCAGCCGGGCCAGAACTGGCTCAAGCGCACGATCCTGGAGATGGGCGGCAAGGACGCGATCGTGGTGGACGAAAGCGCCGATCTCGATCTGGCCGCCGAGGCGATCACCCTGTCGGCCTTTGGCTTCCAGGGCCAGAAGTGCTCGGCCTGTTCGCGCGCGATCGTGGTAGATGCGGTCTATGATCAGGTGCTGGAGCGGGTGATCGAACGGGCGCGCGCGCTGACGGTGGGCGATCCCGCGCAGCAGGGCGTCTTTATGGGCGCGGTGATCGACCGCAACGCCTTCGCCAAGATCAAAGACTACATCGCCATCGGCAAGGGCGATGGGCGGCTGGTGCTCGGCGGCGAGGCCGGCGACGGCGCGGAGGGCTTTTTCATCCCGCCGACGATCATCGCGGATGTGCCCGAAACCAGCCGCGTGGCCTGCGAGGAGATCTTCGGGCCGGTGCTGGCCTTTCTGCGCGCGCGTGACTTCGACGATGCCGAGCGGCTGTTCAATGCCAGCGAGTATGGTCTGACCGGCGGTCTGATCTCGCGCAACCGTGAGCGCATCGAGCGCGCCAAGCGCACCTTCCACGTCGGTAATCTCTACATCAACCGCAAGATCACCGGCGCGCTGGTGGGCGTGCAGCCCTTCGGCGGCTTCAACATGAGCGGCACCGACTCCAAGGCCGGCGGTCCGGACTACCTGCTGCTCTTCACGCAGGCCAAGTCGATCACCGAACGTTTCTAA
- a CDS encoding zinc-ribbon domain-containing protein, which translates to MRCSVCETDNLPSARFCDQCGAPLGTAAPATGATIGLGHALGPAVHPSGARSQLAAYRATAQQRASAPRWDAPPSSKALWSMLLGLGALILFSLLLCTVVFAPLATLLAIPAVALGRQAQGEIARSGGALSGRGMARAGVLLGWITIGGSLLLVILLCSLPAVLFSVR; encoded by the coding sequence ATGCGCTGTTCTGTCTGCGAAACCGACAATCTGCCCAGCGCGCGCTTCTGCGATCAGTGCGGCGCTCCGCTGGGCACGGCTGCGCCCGCCACCGGTGCCACCATCGGCCTGGGACATGCGCTGGGACCTGCGGTCCACCCATCAGGTGCCCGGTCGCAGCTTGCTGCCTACCGCGCAACAGCCCAGCAGCGCGCCAGCGCGCCGCGGTGGGACGCGCCGCCGAGCAGCAAAGCGCTGTGGTCCATGCTGCTCGGGCTGGGGGCGCTGATCCTGTTCAGCCTGCTGCTCTGTACGGTGGTGTTCGCGCCGCTGGCGACGCTGCTGGCCATCCCGGCAGTCGCACTAGGCCGTCAGGCGCAGGGCGAGATTGCCCGGAGCGGTGGCGCACTCAGCGGCCGCGGCATGGCGCGTGCAGGAGTGCTGCTGGGATGGATCACCATAGGTGGCTCTCTGCTGCTGGTGATCCTGCTGTGTTCGCTGCCGGCCGTATTGTTCAGCGTCCGTTGA
- the typA gene encoding translational GTPase TypA, whose amino-acid sequence MTQRTDIRNIAIIAHVDHGKTTLVDAMLKQSHIFRDNQQVAERVLDSHALERERGITILAKNTAITYQGVKINIVDTPGHADFGGEVERVMNMVDGVLLLVDAVEGPMPQTRFVLRQALRRGHRAIVVVNKIDRPNARPNEVVNATFDLFVDLGASDEQADFPIIYTDALTGRAGPDPAALTPTLEPLFETILQYLPGPRVEAHGPLQFQATLLGYDDYKGKIVIGRLSSGTIRRGQSVARIDRAGQITPLRVGQVFTHQGLQRLEVDVAEAGDIIALTGLPEVGIGDTIADPQDPRPLPPIVVEEPTVRMTFGVNTSPFAGREGTFVTSRQLRERLMRETERDVALRVADTEAPDTFLVAGRGELHLGILIETMRREGYEFQVSRPEVILREIDGRLCEPVELVEIEVSSAYQGVVVELLGQRRGQMRDMRVREDGMVHFSYLVPTRGLLGFRQQFLTATRGEGVLNTLLAGYEPYAGEIATRAHGSLIAWEAGTATTYGLHSAQERGQLFITPGTEVYEGMIVGQHNRDTDLEVNVCRKKHLTNIRRSTAEEALYLDPPRQLSLDDAIEYLADDELLEVTPAAFRLRKRLLSKHDRSRAASAAKARG is encoded by the coding sequence ATGACGCAGCGAACCGATATCCGTAACATTGCAATTATTGCCCACGTCGATCACGGCAAGACCACGCTGGTGGATGCGATGCTCAAGCAGAGCCATATTTTTCGCGACAACCAGCAGGTGGCCGAGCGCGTGCTCGATTCCCATGCACTGGAGCGCGAGCGTGGCATTACCATCCTGGCCAAAAACACGGCGATCACCTACCAGGGCGTCAAGATCAATATCGTGGACACGCCTGGCCATGCCGACTTCGGCGGCGAGGTCGAGCGCGTCATGAACATGGTCGATGGCGTGCTGCTGTTGGTGGATGCCGTTGAGGGGCCGATGCCCCAGACGCGCTTTGTGCTGCGCCAGGCCCTGCGGCGCGGCCACCGCGCGATCGTGGTGGTCAACAAGATCGATCGGCCCAACGCGCGGCCCAACGAGGTGGTCAACGCCACTTTTGACCTGTTCGTTGATCTGGGCGCCAGCGACGAGCAGGCCGACTTCCCGATCATCTACACCGACGCCCTGACCGGGCGCGCCGGCCCCGATCCCGCGGCGCTCACGCCGACGCTGGAGCCGCTGTTCGAGACGATCTTGCAGTATCTGCCCGGTCCGCGTGTGGAGGCGCACGGCCCGCTCCAGTTTCAGGCTACGCTGCTGGGCTACGACGACTACAAGGGCAAGATCGTGATCGGGCGGCTCAGCAGCGGCACGATCCGCCGTGGTCAGAGCGTGGCGCGTATCGATCGCGCCGGACAGATCACGCCGCTGCGCGTGGGCCAGGTCTTCACCCACCAGGGGCTGCAACGGCTGGAGGTTGATGTTGCGGAGGCCGGCGACATCATCGCGCTGACCGGTCTACCCGAGGTGGGCATTGGCGACACGATCGCCGACCCCCAAGATCCGCGTCCGCTGCCGCCGATCGTAGTCGAAGAGCCGACCGTGCGCATGACCTTCGGTGTCAATACCAGCCCGTTTGCCGGACGCGAGGGCACCTTCGTCACCTCGCGGCAGTTGCGCGAACGCCTGATGCGCGAAACCGAGCGCGATGTGGCGCTGCGTGTTGCCGATACCGAAGCGCCGGATACCTTTCTGGTCGCCGGGCGCGGCGAGCTCCACTTGGGTATCCTGATCGAGACCATGCGTCGCGAGGGCTACGAGTTCCAGGTGAGTCGGCCCGAGGTGATTCTGCGCGAGATCGACGGGCGGCTGTGCGAGCCGGTCGAGCTGGTGGAGATCGAGGTCAGCAGTGCCTATCAGGGGGTCGTCGTCGAGCTGTTGGGCCAGCGCCGCGGCCAGATGCGCGATATGCGCGTGCGCGAGGATGGCATGGTGCACTTCAGTTACCTGGTGCCGACGCGCGGGCTGCTCGGCTTTCGCCAGCAGTTTCTGACCGCCACGCGCGGCGAGGGCGTGCTCAATACACTGCTGGCGGGCTACGAGCCCTACGCCGGCGAGATCGCCACGCGCGCACACGGCTCGCTGATTGCCTGGGAGGCGGGCACGGCCACCACCTATGGCCTGCACAGCGCCCAGGAGCGCGGCCAGCTCTTCATCACGCCCGGCACCGAAGTGTACGAGGGTATGATCGTTGGCCAGCACAACCGCGATACGGATCTGGAGGTCAACGTCTGCCGCAAAAAGCATCTGACCAACATCCGGCGCTCCACGGCGGAAGAGGCGCTCTACCTCGATCCGCCGCGGCAGCTGTCGCTGGACGATGCGATCGAGTATCTGGCCGATGACGAGCTGCTGGAGGTGACGCCGGCAGCCTTCCGGCTGCGCAAGCGGCTGCTCTCCAAGCATGATCGCAGCCGCGCGGCCTCGGCGGCCAAGGCGCGAGGCTGA
- the bcp gene encoding thioredoxin-dependent thiol peroxidase — MLNVGDPAPDFTLPDDQGQPVTLSALRGRPVILYFYPRDDTPGCTTEACSFRDAWQAFQEAGAVVLGVSTDSVQSHQKFKQKYGLPFALLADTDHRVAEQYGVWGEKKFMGKTYLGVSRVTYLIDEQGRIKQVWPKVKPEGHALEILKALRGER; from the coding sequence ATGCTCAACGTTGGCGATCCGGCGCCCGACTTCACGCTGCCGGATGATCAAGGACAACCGGTGACGCTGAGCGCGCTGCGCGGTCGGCCGGTGATTCTCTACTTCTACCCACGCGACGATACGCCGGGCTGCACCACCGAAGCCTGTTCCTTCCGCGATGCCTGGCAGGCCTTTCAGGAGGCGGGCGCGGTGGTGCTGGGCGTCAGCACGGATAGCGTGCAGAGCCACCAGAAGTTCAAACAGAAGTACGGGCTGCCCTTCGCGCTGCTGGCCGATACCGACCACCGGGTCGCCGAGCAGTATGGCGTGTGGGGCGAGAAAAAGTTCATGGGCAAGACCTACCTGGGCGTCAGCCGCGTGACCTACCTGATCGACGAGCAGGGACGCATCAAGCAGGTCTGGCCTAAAGTCAAGCCAGAAGGCCACGCCCTGGAGATTCTGAAGGCGCTGCGCGGCGAGCGCTAA
- a CDS encoding bactofilin family protein: MFSRRDASSDRDRTTMEEAQRSVAPAPTPSPQPPVAPAPAPRPTAVRSDDESLIAREDTFEGQLRTTRGVRILGTVRGGIESQQYVHIEENAHVEADITAEEVVIAGEYSGNLTCRQRVEIRSTGRVSGKIDTVKLLLHEGGFFDGELHMQKPEAAPSVAPARSDEERPRRTRYVDLATDLGTGREVGSSETSSPSS, encoded by the coding sequence ATGTTTTCTCGCCGTGATGCGAGCTCCGACCGTGATCGCACCACTATGGAAGAGGCGCAGCGCAGCGTCGCTCCGGCGCCGACTCCCTCCCCCCAGCCTCCCGTAGCGCCCGCTCCTGCCCCGCGTCCAACCGCGGTTCGTAGCGACGATGAGAGCCTGATTGCCCGCGAGGACACCTTTGAGGGTCAGCTGCGCACCACGCGCGGCGTGCGCATTCTGGGCACGGTGCGTGGCGGGATCGAGTCGCAACAGTATGTGCATATCGAAGAGAACGCGCACGTCGAGGCGGATATCACCGCCGAAGAGGTCGTGATCGCCGGCGAATACTCCGGCAACCTCACCTGCCGTCAGCGCGTGGAAATTCGCTCGACGGGCCGGGTCAGCGGCAAGATCGATACGGTCAAACTGTTGCTCCACGAGGGGGGCTTCTTCGATGGCGAGCTGCATATGCAGAAGCCGGAGGCTGCGCCCAGCGTCGCGCCGGCGCGCAGCGATGAGGAGCGGCCGCGCCGCACGCGCTACGTTGACCTCGCGACGGACCTGGGAACCGGGCGCGAGGTAGGCTCGTCGGAGACGAGCTCGCCCTCATCGTAA